In Ruania zhangjianzhongii, the following proteins share a genomic window:
- a CDS encoding SseB family protein, with amino-acid sequence MIENAPALVHELDRRKAALAASPGDTTTEMAVWESAAQLGLWHVVNRGTKEDPRPSGFDIDGVGRLIGVYSTRERAGAVAGEDGTVLAVPMPQALDWLGSFVEQGVAGIVLDHPGPWTPLPNLPFFKKWVPQAQTAVGSGPIVLAPQVEAAADAYAADKSDQNYAAVVRQVAADKLFVVLDPQGDGSTPTSIVNGRGERIGLAFTDSSRVETLYAGKAVQVTERTGADLLRMVGEQFDVLILDPQYPSSFAATPEWITKVLDGGEPASKKRSRWSFRGR; translated from the coding sequence ATGATCGAGAACGCACCCGCACTCGTCCATGAGCTCGATCGGCGCAAAGCAGCGCTGGCGGCATCCCCAGGAGACACCACGACCGAGATGGCGGTCTGGGAATCTGCCGCCCAGCTCGGGTTGTGGCACGTCGTGAACCGCGGCACGAAGGAGGATCCCCGGCCGAGCGGCTTCGACATCGATGGCGTCGGCCGACTGATCGGCGTCTACAGCACGCGTGAACGGGCGGGCGCCGTCGCGGGCGAGGACGGCACCGTCCTGGCCGTGCCGATGCCGCAGGCGCTGGACTGGCTCGGATCCTTCGTCGAGCAGGGCGTCGCCGGGATCGTCCTCGACCACCCGGGCCCCTGGACCCCGCTGCCCAACCTGCCATTCTTCAAGAAGTGGGTACCGCAGGCGCAGACGGCGGTGGGCAGCGGGCCGATCGTTCTCGCCCCCCAGGTAGAGGCGGCGGCCGATGCCTACGCGGCGGACAAGAGCGACCAGAACTACGCCGCAGTCGTGCGGCAGGTCGCAGCCGACAAGCTGTTCGTCGTCCTCGATCCGCAGGGCGACGGCAGCACGCCGACCAGCATCGTCAACGGTCGGGGTGAGCGCATCGGGCTCGCCTTCACCGACTCCTCCCGGGTCGAGACGCTGTACGCCGGCAAGGCCGTCCAGGTGACCGAGCGCACCGGCGCAGATCTGCTGCGGATGGTCGGTGAGCAGTTCGACGTCCTGATCCTGGACCCGCAGTACCCGTCGTCCTTCGCCGCGACTCCCGAGTGGATCACCAAGGTCCTCGACGGCGGTGAGCCCGCCTCGAAGAAGCGCTCCCGCTGGAGCTTCCGGGGCCGCTGA